GCCGCGAAAAGGGCGATGGCGCCCACCTGGACCGCCCACCGGGGGCCGTCCATCCATCCGGAAACCAGCCCGGGGCGAAAGGCCGAAATGCACACCACCGCCAGCACCCCCCGCTCCCACCAGGCGCAGCTTCGCACGAAGTACCCCTGCAGGAGGGAGGCGAACGAAAACATGGCGATCAGCGCGCACAGCGATATCCAGCCGACGCGCGGGAAGCTGTCGATCCAGATAATTTCCCCTTTCGGGGTCACACTGTCGATCATCAGCAATTCGAGGTTGAAGATGAATACGAATGGAAGCACCGCCGTCCGCAGATCGTAGACAAATCCCTGAATCCCGGTCCGGATCGGGTCCGACTTCGCGATGGCGGCGGCCGCGAAGGCGGCCAGGCCCACCGGCGGCGTATCGTCCGCCAATATTCCGAAGTAGAAAACAAACAGATGCGCCCCGAGGAGCGGGATCACCAACCCGGACTTCGCCCCCAGCGTGACCAGCACGGGCGCCGTCAGGGTCGCCATCACGATGTAGTTGGCCGTCGTGGGAAGCCCCATCCCCAGTATCAGGCTCGTCAGCGCGGTCAGGAGGAGCATCAAGACCACGTTGCCCAGCGAGATGATCTCGATCGCTTCGATGAACCGGCTGCTGAGACCGGTCAGCGTCACCGTCCCCACGATGATCCCCGCGGCGGCCGTCGCCACGCCGATGCCCATCATGTTCCGCGCACCCGCCACCAGCCCCTGCCAGATCTGGCCGAAGCTCTGCGCCAGGCCCTCGAGGACCGCGTGCCAGATGCGCTCTTCGAATTCATGGAAATGGGAGGCGCCGAAGAGGCCGGCCAATCGATCGAGCTTTTTTTCGCGGCGCATCTCGCCGATGACACGGACACTCGCCTCGAGCGGGCGCTGGATCACGATAATGGCCATCGTCAGAAAGATGGCGTTGAAAGCCGAGGCGATCGCCGACATGCGAAGCACCGCAAGAGTGTAAATCAGGACAAAGATCGGAAATAGAAAATGAAGCCCCCTGGCGAACGTTCGCCAGAAGGGGGGCAGCTCGTCGGGGCGGAGCGGGCGAAGATCGAGTTTCATCGCTTCCAGGTGCACCACATAAAAAAGCGCAATGTAGGAAAGAAAGGCGGGGATGACCGCCGCGCGCACCACATCGAGATAGGCGATCCCCAAAAACTCGGCCATGATGAACGCCGCCGCGCCCATCACCGGCGGCATCAGCTGGCCGTTCGTGCTGGCGGCCACCTCCACCGCTCCGGCCTTGTGGGCCGGAAAGCCGACCTTTTTCATGAGCGGAATGGTGAACGTTCCCGTCGTCGCCACGTTCGCGATGGAGGAGCCCGATACCAGGCCGGTGAGTCCCGAGGCGACGACCGCGGCCTTGGCCGGGCCGCCGCGGAACCGGCCGAGGGCGGCGAAGGCGACCTCGACGAAATAACTGGCCGCCCCGGCGCGCTCCAGTAGCGAGCCGAAAAGAACAAAGAGAAAAACGAAGCTGGTCGAAACGCCCAGCGGAACGCCCCAGATGCCGCTGTCGCTCAGGAACATGTGATCGACGACAAACTCCAGCGGAACCCCCGGATGGGCCACAAAACGCGGCATCCACGGCCCGGCGAAGGAATAGAGGAGGAAGAGGAGCGCCAGCGTCGAGAGGGCGGGCCCCAGGGCGCGGCGGGCTGCCTCGAGGAGCAAAAGGACAAACACCGCCCCCACGGCGACATCCCGGGCGATGGGAAGGCCGGAGCGCTGGACGATGCCCTCGTAGTCCCAGGCCATATAGATGGCACCGCAGGCCCCCAGGAGCGCCAGGAGAAAGTCATACCAGGGGATCGCATCGC
The bacterium DNA segment above includes these coding regions:
- a CDS encoding TRAP transporter permease, whose translation is MSESPVDPTYAETGPRHPQNLTRWLIAALGLAWSLFQLFIAYEPVNAIIARSVHLTFAIAMVFLSFPGTKQAGTPRWLGWSLQVFPAFLRPARSSRDAIPWYDFLLALLGACGAIYMAWDYEGIVQRSGLPIARDVAVGAVFVLLLLEAARRALGPALSTLALLFLLYSFAGPWMPRFVAHPGVPLEFVVDHMFLSDSGIWGVPLGVSTSFVFLFVLFGSLLERAGAASYFVEVAFAALGRFRGGPAKAAVVASGLTGLVSGSSIANVATTGTFTIPLMKKVGFPAHKAGAVEVAASTNGQLMPPVMGAAAFIMAEFLGIAYLDVVRAAVIPAFLSYIALFYVVHLEAMKLDLRPLRPDELPPFWRTFARGLHFLFPIFVLIYTLAVLRMSAIASAFNAIFLTMAIIVIQRPLEASVRVIGEMRREKKLDRLAGLFGASHFHEFEERIWHAVLEGLAQSFGQIWQGLVAGARNMMGIGVATAAAGIIVGTVTLTGLSSRFIEAIEIISLGNVVLMLLLTALTSLILGMGLPTTANYIVMATLTAPVLVTLGAKSGLVIPLLGAHLFVFYFGILADDTPPVGLAAFAAAAIAKSDPIRTGIQGFVYDLRTAVLPFVFIFNLELLMIDSVTPKGEIIWIDSFPRVGWISLCALIAMFSFASLLQGYFVRSCAWWERGVLAVVCISAFRPGLVSGWMDGPRWAVQVGAIALFAALYSFQRWTDTPLAAAELRMGKAP